A window of the Vespa velutina chromosome 7, iVesVel2.1, whole genome shotgun sequence genome harbors these coding sequences:
- the LOC124950283 gene encoding bifunctional methylenetetrahydrofolate dehydrogenase/cyclohydrolase, mitochondrial isoform X2: MFSLRRTLLVKSKLYIKKLHTSNSLYDAIKIDGNEISKQIKEELKNDIDAWVKAGNKKPKLVAILVGENPASQTYVRRKMESANIVGIESYTINLKENTTQKILLENINSLNEDPSVDGIIVQLPLPKGLNEKEVCQAISPKKDVDGFHLENIGNLTLDSKGIIPATVLGVKELIVRSNIKTFGKHAVVIGRSKHVGLPIALLLHADGRGATGGLDMTTTICHIHTPSDQLKQMTRLADLVVVAAGVPGLVTEDMIKPGACVIDVGINRVKDKTSNRNILVGDVDYENVKKVAQYITPVPGGVGPMTVTMLLKNTFTVAMKNSQHKKHLKNIISEVR; this comes from the exons atgttttctttaagAAGAACATTGTTAGttaaatctaaattatatattaaaaaattgcaCACTTCCAATTCTTT ATATGATGCTATTAAAATAGAtggaaatgaaatttcgaaacAAATTaaggaagaattaaaaaatgacaTTGATGCCTGGGTAAAAGCAGGTAATAAAAAACCTAAGTTAGTAGCTATTCTTGTAGGAGAGAATCCTGCTAGCCAAACTTATGTTCGAAGAAAGATGGAATCTGCCAATATCGtag GCATAGAAAGTTATACAATCAAtctgaaagaaaatacaactcaaaaaattttactggaaaatataaatagctTGAATGAAGATCCATCAGTAGATGGCATCATTGTGCAATTACCATTACCAAAAGGtctcaatgaaaaagaagtgTGTCAAGCAATATCACCCAAAAAAGATGTAGATGGttttcatttagaaaatataggAAATTTGACATTGGATAGTAAAGGTATTATACCAGCTACTGTCCTGGGTGTAAAAGAATTGATAGTtagatcaaatataaaaaccTTTGGGAAGCATGCAGTTGTAATAGGCAGATCAAAACATGTTGGTTTACCAATAGCTTTATTGCTACATGCAGATGGCAGGg GAGCTACGGGTGGATTAGATATGACAACAACAATTTGTCATATCCATACTCCTTCTGatcaattaaaacaaatgaCAAGACTTGCTGACTTAGTAGTAGTAGCTGCTGGTGTTCCAGGTTTAGTAACCGAAGATATGATCAAACCTGGAGCTTGTGTAATTGATGTTGGAATTAACAGagtaaaagataaaactagtaatagaaatatactTGTTGGAGATGTGGattatgaaaatgtaaaaaaggtTGCACAATATATTACACCTGTACCAGGAGGTGTGGGTCCTATGACTGTTACAATGTTGTTAAAAAACACGTTTACAGTGGCTATGAAAAATTCGCAACAcaagaaacatttaaaaaatattatttctgaaGTGAGATAA
- the LOC124950283 gene encoding bifunctional methylenetetrahydrofolate dehydrogenase/cyclohydrolase, mitochondrial isoform X1: MFSLRRTLLVKSKLYIKKLHTSNSLYDAIKIDGNEISKQIKEELKNDIDAWVKAGNKKPKLVAILVGENPASQTYVRRKMESANIIIRLGIESYTINLKENTTQKILLENINSLNEDPSVDGIIVQLPLPKGLNEKEVCQAISPKKDVDGFHLENIGNLTLDSKGIIPATVLGVKELIVRSNIKTFGKHAVVIGRSKHVGLPIALLLHADGRGATGGLDMTTTICHIHTPSDQLKQMTRLADLVVVAAGVPGLVTEDMIKPGACVIDVGINRVKDKTSNRNILVGDVDYENVKKVAQYITPVPGGVGPMTVTMLLKNTFTVAMKNSQHKKHLKNIISEVR; encoded by the exons atgttttctttaagAAGAACATTGTTAGttaaatctaaattatatattaaaaaattgcaCACTTCCAATTCTTT ATATGATGCTATTAAAATAGAtggaaatgaaatttcgaaacAAATTaaggaagaattaaaaaatgacaTTGATGCCTGGGTAAAAGCAGGTAATAAAAAACCTAAGTTAGTAGCTATTCTTGTAGGAGAGAATCCTGCTAGCCAAACTTATGTTCGAAGAAAGATGGAATCTGCCAATATC ATTATTCGTTTAGGCATAGAAAGTTATACAATCAAtctgaaagaaaatacaactcaaaaaattttactggaaaatataaatagctTGAATGAAGATCCATCAGTAGATGGCATCATTGTGCAATTACCATTACCAAAAGGtctcaatgaaaaagaagtgTGTCAAGCAATATCACCCAAAAAAGATGTAGATGGttttcatttagaaaatataggAAATTTGACATTGGATAGTAAAGGTATTATACCAGCTACTGTCCTGGGTGTAAAAGAATTGATAGTtagatcaaatataaaaaccTTTGGGAAGCATGCAGTTGTAATAGGCAGATCAAAACATGTTGGTTTACCAATAGCTTTATTGCTACATGCAGATGGCAGGg GAGCTACGGGTGGATTAGATATGACAACAACAATTTGTCATATCCATACTCCTTCTGatcaattaaaacaaatgaCAAGACTTGCTGACTTAGTAGTAGTAGCTGCTGGTGTTCCAGGTTTAGTAACCGAAGATATGATCAAACCTGGAGCTTGTGTAATTGATGTTGGAATTAACAGagtaaaagataaaactagtaatagaaatatactTGTTGGAGATGTGGattatgaaaatgtaaaaaaggtTGCACAATATATTACACCTGTACCAGGAGGTGTGGGTCCTATGACTGTTACAATGTTGTTAAAAAACACGTTTACAGTGGCTATGAAAAATTCGCAACAcaagaaacatttaaaaaatattatttctgaaGTGAGATAA